One Microvirga thermotolerans DNA window includes the following coding sequences:
- a CDS encoding quinone oxidoreductase family protein → MTRVVRIHDFGGPEALRLDEVDLPSPGPGEVLVRQSFAGVNYVDVYHRTGLYPLPQIPAVLGVEGAGTVEAVGPGVDSIHVGDRVAYTALPVGAYAAARLIPADRLLRLPPAIPERSAAGAMLRGVTAHMLLHRTYPVGPGTTLLVHAAAGGLGLVLVQWARLLGATVIGTVGSEEKAEIARAAGLDHAILYRNADFVSAVREITDGRGVDVAYDGIGGTTLLRTFDAVRPFGTVASVGQAGGPIPPIDVAQLGPRRSLSLSRPSVFGYMTDVATYRTAAAAFLALLEQGRIRASVGAAYPLAEAPEAHRDLEGRRTTGSILLAA, encoded by the coding sequence ATGACCAGAGTGGTTCGCATTCATGATTTCGGCGGCCCCGAAGCCCTCCGGCTCGACGAGGTCGACCTTCCCTCCCCCGGCCCCGGCGAGGTTCTCGTCCGCCAGTCCTTCGCCGGCGTGAACTACGTCGACGTGTATCATCGCACCGGCCTCTACCCGCTGCCGCAGATCCCGGCCGTCCTCGGGGTCGAAGGCGCGGGAACGGTCGAAGCGGTCGGCCCGGGGGTGGATTCCATCCATGTCGGCGACCGCGTCGCCTATACGGCCCTCCCGGTCGGCGCCTATGCGGCTGCGCGCCTGATCCCTGCGGATCGCCTCCTGCGCCTGCCGCCGGCGATCCCGGAACGGAGCGCCGCCGGCGCCATGCTGCGCGGCGTCACGGCTCACATGCTGCTTCACCGCACCTATCCGGTCGGCCCGGGCACGACCCTTCTGGTCCATGCCGCGGCAGGAGGCCTCGGCCTCGTCCTGGTGCAATGGGCAAGGCTGCTGGGCGCCACCGTGATCGGCACGGTCGGCAGCGAGGAGAAGGCCGAGATCGCGCGCGCGGCCGGCCTCGACCATGCGATCCTCTACCGTAACGCCGATTTCGTCTCCGCCGTCAGGGAGATCACGGACGGTCGCGGCGTCGACGTGGCGTATGACGGCATCGGCGGCACGACGCTGCTCAGGACCTTCGATGCCGTGCGTCCGTTCGGCACCGTGGCGAGCGTCGGGCAGGCCGGCGGACCGATCCCGCCGATCGACGTGGCGCAGCTCGGCCCCCGCCGCTCGCTCTCGCTCTCCAGGCCCAGCGTGTTCGGCTACATGACGGATGTCGCGACCTATCGCACGGCGGCGGCGGCTTTCCTCGCCCTGCTCGAACAAGGCCGAATCCGCGCATCGGTGGGCGCCGCCTACCCCCTCGCCGAGGCCCCGGAGGCTCATCGGGACCTCGAAGGCCGGCGCACGACCGGCTCGATCCTGCTCGCCGCCTGA
- a CDS encoding LysR family transcriptional regulator — protein sequence MDWDDLRFFAELARTGSLSAAARTLRVDHSTVARRITSLEDALGIRLFDRLPRGYALTPEGEHVREQVERLEEDVFALQRAVQGRGPGLSGTVRVSAPPAFASLFLSPRLGLLRERHPDIALELSGTNISVSLTRREADIALRLARPEGSSLVTRKVATAGYGLFASRAYASGRDPETMDLLGYEESLEHVPQQQWLRHFAKGRPFVFRTSDLVGLNSAVRAGLGAAVLPFFIAGGDPELVCLLRDGVPPRDLWLVVHEDVRRSPRVRAVMDVLIEILGRERALLEGSAA from the coding sequence ATGGACTGGGATGACCTGAGATTCTTCGCCGAGCTGGCCCGCACCGGGAGCCTGTCGGCGGCGGCCCGCACGCTCCGGGTGGACCATTCCACCGTGGCGCGGCGCATCACCTCCCTCGAAGACGCCCTCGGCATTCGTCTCTTCGACCGGCTGCCGCGAGGCTATGCGCTCACGCCCGAGGGCGAGCACGTGCGGGAGCAGGTGGAGCGCCTGGAGGAGGATGTCTTCGCCCTTCAGCGCGCCGTGCAGGGGCGGGGGCCCGGATTGTCGGGAACGGTCAGGGTCAGCGCACCGCCTGCCTTCGCCAGCCTGTTCCTGTCGCCCCGTCTCGGACTGTTGCGCGAGCGGCATCCCGACATCGCGCTCGAACTGTCGGGGACCAACATTTCCGTGAGCCTCACGCGCCGGGAGGCGGACATCGCCCTGCGCCTGGCGCGGCCGGAAGGCTCGTCCCTCGTCACCCGCAAGGTGGCCACGGCGGGCTACGGGCTCTTCGCCTCCCGGGCCTATGCGAGCGGGCGGGATCCGGAAACGATGGACCTGCTCGGCTACGAGGAGAGCCTGGAGCATGTGCCCCAACAGCAATGGCTGCGCCACTTTGCAAAGGGGCGGCCGTTCGTCTTCCGCACGAGCGATCTCGTCGGCTTGAATTCGGCCGTGCGGGCGGGGTTGGGGGCCGCGGTCCTGCCGTTCTTCATCGCCGGCGGAGACCCCGAGCTCGTCTGCCTGCTGCGGGATGGCGTGCCTCCCCGCGATCTCTGGCTGGTGGTTCACGAGGATGTCCGGCGCTCGCCGCGCGTGCGTGCCGTGATGGACGTGCTGATCGAAATCCTCGGGCGCGAACGGGCCCTGCTGGAGGGGAGCGCGGCCTGA
- a CDS encoding cysteine hydrolase family protein: protein MSHAPKSLLEMAGASLQPGSFETSALILIDHQREYLATGGLPLVGIEAAAEEIGRLLAQARREGTPVFHVVHHARPGARLFDPDGPTARIVEGLEPTPGETVIAKSLPNAFAGTDLHTRLQAMGRRELIVAGFATHMCVSSTVRAALDLGYRTTVVAAATATRDLPSPTVSGGIVPADTVQAGALAALADRFAVVVPNAAALSGRSR from the coding sequence ATGAGTCACGCCCCCAAATCCCTCCTCGAGATGGCTGGCGCTTCGCTTCAGCCGGGATCGTTCGAGACCTCCGCGCTCATCCTCATCGACCATCAGCGGGAATACCTTGCGACGGGCGGCCTGCCCCTCGTCGGGATCGAGGCTGCGGCTGAGGAGATCGGTCGTCTGCTGGCGCAGGCGCGCAGGGAGGGGACTCCCGTGTTCCACGTCGTGCACCACGCCCGGCCCGGAGCGCGGCTCTTCGATCCGGACGGCCCCACCGCACGGATCGTCGAGGGGCTCGAGCCTACGCCAGGCGAGACGGTGATCGCAAAATCCCTGCCGAACGCCTTTGCCGGAACGGACCTGCACACGCGGCTTCAGGCCATGGGCCGCCGGGAGCTGATCGTCGCAGGCTTCGCGACCCACATGTGCGTCAGTTCCACGGTGCGGGCTGCCCTCGATCTCGGCTACAGGACGACGGTCGTTGCCGCCGCGACCGCAACGCGCGATCTGCCCTCGCCGACGGTAAGTGGCGGCATCGTTCCCGCCGACACCGTCCAGGCCGGAGCGCTCGCCGCACTGGCGGACAGGTTTGCGGTCGTCGTTCCGAACGCCGCCGCCCTTTCGGGACGTTCCCGGTAG
- a CDS encoding CRISPR-associated endonuclease Cas3'', translating into MSRPMWYAHSTNLADRSDWEPLRDHLRHVGDRARSFAARFGAGEFGEVLGLLHDLGKYDPNFLRRLEGEGLRHEHSTAGAVIASRRYGPIGKLLAYAVAGHHAGLADGVRDERGDIQRRSLAERLGDAKSIEQAEAALARAQADGLALPAGLNGVPLQGERQHPGFDIAFFGRMLFSCLVDADYLATESFYVQTCRSSAERAGFPDVAALRETLDAYLAGEIAPKADRSALNRLRSDILSHARALADRPPGVFTLTVPTGGGKTLTSLAFALDHAVRHGLDRIVYVIPFTSIIEQTADVFRTALAPHADAVLEHHSAFDEMKLREDDTRDKLRLAAENWDAPLIVTTAVQFFESLFSDRPSRCRKLHHLARSVIVLDEAQTLPVSLLRPCVAALGELVRRYGASLVLCTATQPVLHENPAEKDRSFKGGLPKGVELAPDPSRLFENLRRATITHAGTLADDALAERLAQAEQVLCIVNTRTHAQDLYRILAGRSGTYHLSTLMCAAHRREILAEIRQRLKDGAPCRVVSTSLIEAGVDIDFPLVYRAQAGLDSIAQAAGRCNREGLRPVDRSPTVVFDVADEKHVLKSLNLYADVARGFLRRGRDPRTPEVMEEYFREVYWLKGNDELDRPGILRRCAEGGRRLDLPFASVAQDFRMIDSVFAPIIVPWGDARALVEELRRMAALPEPVPVGRLARKLQPYAVGIPEQIRARLVATAAASVVGGSRFGDQFVWLENADLYRPDVGLVWEDPTFREAGSLIC; encoded by the coding sequence ATGTCCCGCCCGATGTGGTATGCGCACAGCACGAACCTCGCCGACCGCTCCGACTGGGAGCCTCTGCGCGATCATCTTCGTCACGTCGGCGACAGAGCACGCTCGTTCGCCGCCAGGTTCGGAGCGGGAGAATTCGGCGAGGTTCTCGGCCTCTTGCACGATCTCGGAAAGTACGACCCGAATTTTCTGCGCCGGCTGGAGGGCGAAGGGCTCAGGCATGAACACTCCACGGCGGGGGCGGTCATTGCCAGCCGACGATACGGGCCGATCGGGAAACTCCTCGCCTATGCCGTTGCCGGACATCACGCCGGTCTCGCCGACGGGGTGCGCGACGAGCGGGGAGACATTCAGCGGCGTTCGCTTGCCGAACGCCTCGGCGATGCGAAATCCATCGAACAAGCCGAGGCGGCGCTTGCGCGCGCGCAGGCCGACGGCCTTGCTCTGCCCGCCGGCCTGAACGGGGTTCCGCTGCAGGGAGAAAGGCAGCATCCCGGCTTCGACATCGCCTTTTTTGGACGCATGCTGTTCTCCTGCCTCGTCGATGCGGATTACCTCGCGACCGAAAGCTTCTACGTCCAAACGTGCCGCAGCTCGGCGGAGCGCGCCGGCTTCCCCGACGTCGCCGCCCTCCGGGAGACCTTGGACGCCTATCTGGCCGGGGAGATCGCCCCCAAGGCCGACCGCTCCGCCCTCAATCGCCTGCGCTCCGACATCCTGTCCCATGCGCGCGCCCTGGCGGACCGTCCCCCCGGCGTCTTCACGCTCACCGTGCCGACGGGAGGCGGAAAGACGCTCACGTCCCTGGCTTTTGCCCTCGATCACGCGGTCCGTCACGGCCTGGACAGGATCGTGTACGTGATCCCCTTCACATCCATCATCGAGCAGACGGCCGACGTGTTCCGCACGGCGCTCGCCCCCCATGCCGATGCCGTGCTCGAGCATCACAGCGCCTTCGATGAGATGAAGCTGCGGGAGGACGACACGCGCGACAAGCTGCGGCTGGCCGCCGAGAACTGGGATGCTCCGCTCATCGTCACGACGGCCGTCCAGTTCTTCGAAAGCCTGTTCTCGGACAGGCCTTCCCGATGCCGCAAGCTCCATCATCTCGCCCGCAGCGTCATCGTGCTCGACGAGGCGCAGACGCTGCCGGTTTCCCTGCTGAGGCCTTGCGTCGCCGCGCTCGGAGAACTGGTCCGGCGCTATGGCGCGAGCCTTGTGCTCTGCACGGCGACGCAGCCGGTCCTGCACGAAAATCCGGCCGAGAAGGACCGGAGCTTCAAGGGAGGCCTGCCGAAGGGCGTCGAGCTTGCTCCGGATCCATCGCGCCTGTTCGAAAACCTCAGGCGGGCGACGATCACCCATGCCGGCACTCTCGCGGACGATGCGCTGGCGGAGCGCCTTGCGCAGGCCGAGCAGGTCCTGTGCATCGTGAATACCCGCACGCATGCGCAGGATCTCTACCGCATCCTCGCCGGTCGGTCCGGCACCTATCATCTGTCGACGCTCATGTGCGCGGCGCACCGGCGGGAAATCCTGGCGGAGATCCGGCAGAGGCTGAAGGACGGCGCGCCTTGCCGCGTCGTCTCCACATCCTTGATCGAAGCCGGTGTCGACATCGACTTCCCGCTCGTCTACCGGGCGCAGGCGGGTCTCGACTCCATCGCGCAGGCGGCCGGGCGCTGCAACCGGGAAGGCCTGCGGCCCGTGGACCGGAGTCCGACCGTCGTCTTCGACGTGGCGGACGAGAAGCATGTCCTGAAGTCTCTCAACCTCTATGCCGACGTGGCCCGCGGCTTTCTGCGGCGCGGGCGCGATCCGCGCACGCCCGAGGTCATGGAGGAGTATTTCCGGGAGGTCTACTGGCTGAAGGGAAACGACGAACTCGACCGTCCCGGCATTCTGAGGCGGTGTGCGGAAGGCGGACGGCGTCTCGACCTGCCGTTTGCGTCGGTCGCGCAGGACTTCCGGATGATCGACAGCGTCTTCGCGCCCATCATCGTGCCGTGGGGCGATGCGCGCGCCCTCGTCGAGGAACTGCGTCGGATGGCGGCCCTGCCGGAGCCGGTTCCCGTCGGCCGGCTCGCACGCAAGCTGCAGCCCTATGCGGTCGGCATCCCCGAACAGATTCGCGCACGCCTCGTCGCGACCGCGGCCGCCTCGGTCGTCGGGGGCAGCCGCTTCGGCGATCAGTTCGTCTGGCTGGAGAATGCGGATCTCTACCGCCCGGATGTCGGCCTCGTCTGGGAGGATCCCACCTTCCGGGAGGCAGGCAGCCTCATCTGCTAG
- the cas5c gene encoding type I-C CRISPR-associated protein Cas5c: protein MSYGVALHVWGERACFTRPEMKVERVSYDVMTPSAARGILEAIHWKPAIRWVVDRIHVLKPVRFESIRRNEVGHRISEVSVARAMKARSTEGLALAVEDDRQQRAATVLKDVAYVIEAHFEMVPGRIGPEDSEGKHLDMFRRRATKGQCFHRPCLGVREFAADFALVEGDLPSPHPTLLEDPWRDRDLGLMLLDIDFANGRRPKFFRAHLRNGVVSVPRLDAPEVRG, encoded by the coding sequence ATGAGCTACGGCGTGGCGCTTCACGTGTGGGGCGAGCGGGCCTGCTTTACCAGGCCGGAAATGAAGGTCGAGCGCGTCTCCTACGACGTGATGACGCCCTCCGCCGCGCGCGGCATTCTCGAAGCGATCCACTGGAAGCCGGCGATCCGGTGGGTCGTCGACCGCATTCACGTCCTGAAGCCGGTCCGCTTCGAATCGATCCGTCGCAACGAGGTCGGGCACAGGATTTCGGAGGTCTCTGTCGCCAGAGCCATGAAGGCGCGCTCGACCGAAGGACTTGCGCTCGCGGTGGAGGACGACCGCCAGCAACGCGCCGCGACGGTCCTCAAGGACGTGGCCTACGTCATCGAAGCCCATTTCGAGATGGTGCCGGGCAGAATCGGTCCGGAAGACAGCGAGGGCAAGCATCTCGACATGTTCCGCAGGCGCGCGACAAAGGGGCAATGCTTCCATCGCCCATGCCTCGGCGTGCGTGAGTTCGCCGCCGATTTCGCGCTCGTCGAAGGCGACCTGCCTTCTCCCCATCCGACCCTTCTCGAGGATCCCTGGCGGGACCGGGACCTCGGTCTCATGCTCCTCGACATCGATTTCGCCAACGGCAGAAGGCCGAAATTCTTCCGGGCCCATCTCCGGAACGGCGTCGTCTCCGTGCCGCGCCTCGACGCGCCGGAGGTGCGGGGATGA
- the cas8c gene encoding type I-C CRISPR-associated protein Cas8c/Csd1: MTILQSLVGYYERLEGEGAVPPVGYSSEKISFALVLAASGDVEDVIDLRAQGTKRPEPKVLVVPASFKRPGTASNPFFLWDKTSYVLGVVDAAKKTSAKDPLQDHRAFVEWHLEMLSEADDEGLQALLAFLRRWDPARYPELRHADEMLDQNVVFMFRSGGAPGFLHDRPAARRIWANRVASSNGEQGICLVTGETGPVARLHPAIKGVPGAQTSGASFVSFNLDAFTSYGKEQGANAPVSERAAHAYATALNTLLSKTRGIDAKGRPHYANRVQIGDATTVFWAEAEEDAGAAERMMSWALDPSPTSEDEEALIRTVLQKIEVGRPFADPDELGRTLDPETRFYILGLSPNAARLSVRFYLQTTLGDLARRLGEHYRDLRIEPHAWTLPPALWRLLRETAAQGELDNVSPVLSGELARAIVTGRRYPRSLLSLTLIRIRADGEINDVRAAIVRACLARDYRQGFEQEDVPVSLDPGETNPGYRLGRLFAILEKAQRAALGDVNAGIRDKYFSSASANPARVFPLLLRGAQDHLGKIRSSGKGGLAHWFDQAIGEAMAGLPAGKPFPATLSMADQGRFVVGYYHQRSARTATGESDDATATLTDEA; the protein is encoded by the coding sequence ATGACCATCCTGCAAAGTCTCGTCGGCTATTACGAGCGGCTGGAAGGCGAAGGCGCGGTTCCTCCCGTAGGCTATTCGAGCGAGAAGATCTCCTTCGCGCTCGTCCTGGCCGCGAGCGGCGACGTCGAAGACGTGATCGATCTTCGTGCCCAGGGCACCAAGCGTCCCGAGCCGAAGGTTCTGGTGGTTCCGGCCAGCTTCAAGCGTCCTGGAACGGCCTCGAATCCGTTCTTCCTATGGGACAAGACCTCGTACGTCCTCGGCGTCGTCGACGCCGCGAAGAAGACGTCGGCCAAGGACCCCCTTCAGGATCACAGAGCCTTCGTCGAATGGCATCTGGAGATGTTGTCGGAGGCCGACGACGAGGGACTGCAAGCCCTGCTTGCATTCCTGCGCCGCTGGGATCCCGCCCGCTATCCCGAACTGCGTCACGCGGACGAGATGCTGGACCAGAACGTCGTCTTCATGTTCCGGTCGGGCGGCGCTCCCGGATTCCTTCATGACCGCCCGGCGGCGCGGCGCATCTGGGCGAACCGTGTGGCGAGCAGCAACGGCGAGCAGGGCATATGCCTCGTGACCGGAGAGACCGGCCCCGTCGCCCGGCTTCATCCCGCAATCAAGGGAGTGCCCGGTGCGCAGACCTCGGGCGCATCGTTCGTTTCCTTCAATCTCGATGCCTTCACGTCGTACGGCAAGGAGCAGGGTGCCAACGCCCCCGTTTCCGAACGCGCGGCGCATGCCTATGCCACGGCGCTCAACACGCTCCTGTCGAAGACGCGGGGCATCGATGCGAAGGGCAGGCCGCATTACGCGAACCGGGTGCAGATCGGCGATGCCACGACCGTATTCTGGGCCGAGGCCGAGGAAGATGCGGGAGCGGCCGAGCGGATGATGTCGTGGGCGCTCGATCCCTCGCCCACGAGCGAGGACGAGGAGGCGCTCATCCGGACCGTCCTGCAGAAGATCGAGGTCGGGCGGCCGTTTGCCGACCCCGACGAACTCGGCAGGACGCTCGATCCCGAGACGCGCTTCTACATCCTCGGCCTGTCGCCGAATGCGGCGCGGCTCTCGGTCCGCTTCTACCTGCAGACCACCCTGGGAGATCTGGCACGCCGCCTCGGCGAGCACTATCGAGACCTGCGCATCGAACCGCATGCCTGGACGCTGCCTCCCGCCCTCTGGCGTCTGCTGCGGGAGACGGCGGCTCAAGGCGAACTCGACAACGTCTCGCCGGTTCTGTCGGGTGAATTGGCCCGTGCAATCGTCACCGGACGGCGTTACCCGCGTTCGCTCCTTTCCCTCACCCTCATCCGCATCCGCGCCGACGGCGAGATCAACGACGTGCGGGCGGCCATCGTCAGGGCCTGTCTGGCCCGAGATTATCGACAAGGCTTCGAACAGGAGGACGTTCCCGTGAGTCTCGACCCTGGAGAAACCAACCCGGGCTACCGGCTCGGCCGGCTGTTCGCGATTCTCGAGAAGGCGCAGCGAGCGGCCCTCGGCGACGTCAATGCCGGCATTCGCGACAAGTATTTCAGCTCCGCCTCCGCCAATCCGGCGCGGGTGTTTCCGCTCCTCCTCCGCGGCGCCCAGGACCATCTCGGCAAGATCCGCAGTTCAGGCAAGGGCGGTCTCGCCCATTGGTTCGACCAGGCAATCGGCGAGGCAATGGCCGGATTGCCGGCCGGGAAGCCTTTCCCCGCAACGCTTTCGATGGCCGATCAGGGACGTTTCGTGGTCGGCTACTACCACCAGCGCTCCGCCAGAACCGCAACCGGCGAAAGCGACGACGCAACCGCGACCCTGACCGACGAGGCCTGA
- the cas7c gene encoding type I-C CRISPR-associated protein Cas7/Csd2: MSSINRRYDFVYLFDVADGNPNGDPDAGNLPRIDPETNQGLVTDVCLKRKIRNFVAMAKGETPGFDIYMTERAVLNRQHRRSYEALGIAPESKKLPKDRGDEITAWMCRNFYDIRTFGAVMTTDVNAGQVRGPVQIAFARSVEPVMPIEVSITRSSVTNEKDAERKDREMGRKHIVPYGLYRAHGYISGRLANDEKKGTGFSEEDLALFWQALEQMFDHDRSAARGEMAARKLIVFEHESDLGNAPASALFERVTVKRRRPNGSLQDPEGAPLNGGAREPLPPARSFSDYAVVVDRENLPRGVSLHERL; this comes from the coding sequence ATGTCCTCCATCAACCGCCGCTATGATTTCGTCTATCTGTTCGACGTGGCCGACGGGAATCCCAACGGGGATCCCGACGCGGGGAATCTGCCGCGCATCGACCCCGAGACCAACCAGGGTCTCGTCACCGACGTGTGCCTGAAGCGGAAGATCCGCAACTTCGTCGCTATGGCGAAGGGCGAAACGCCCGGTTTCGACATCTACATGACGGAGCGCGCCGTGCTCAACCGGCAGCACAGGCGCTCCTATGAGGCGCTGGGCATCGCGCCGGAGTCTAAGAAGCTGCCGAAGGACAGGGGCGACGAGATCACGGCCTGGATGTGCCGGAACTTCTACGACATCCGGACCTTCGGGGCCGTGATGACGACCGACGTCAATGCCGGGCAGGTGCGAGGGCCGGTGCAGATCGCCTTCGCTCGCTCCGTCGAGCCGGTGATGCCGATCGAGGTCTCGATCACCCGCTCCTCGGTGACCAACGAGAAGGACGCCGAGAGAAAGGACCGGGAAATGGGCCGCAAGCATATCGTCCCTTACGGTCTCTACCGGGCCCACGGCTACATCTCCGGCCGGCTCGCCAACGACGAGAAGAAGGGCACCGGCTTCTCCGAGGAGGATCTGGCCCTGTTCTGGCAGGCGCTGGAGCAGATGTTCGACCACGACCGCTCCGCCGCCCGCGGCGAGATGGCGGCGCGAAAGCTCATCGTCTTCGAGCACGAGAGCGACCTCGGCAACGCGCCCGCATCGGCGCTCTTCGAGCGCGTGACGGTGAAGCGCCGCCGGCCCAACGGCAGCCTGCAGGATCCGGAGGGCGCGCCGCTCAACGGCGGCGCGCGGGAGCCGCTGCCGCCCGCCCGTTCCTTCTCGGATTACGCGGTCGTCGTCGACAGGGAGAACCTGCCGCGCGGCGTGAGCCTGCACGAACGCCTGTGA
- the cas4 gene encoding CRISPR-associated protein Cas4, which translates to MSALESASRPAGDEDDLIPLSALQHYLFCPRQCALIHVERAWAENRFTAEGRVMHERTDRLHAESRRGVRTLTALPIRSSRLGVHGVADAVEIHAASGSDRPFPVDYKRGRPKEHRADEVQLCAQAMALEEMFGVQVPEGALFYGETRRRFPVAFDDPLRALTVRIAQEVRATIESGATPAPSYERRKCEACSLLDLCRPKVLSRRRDVASWLRASLEDEPPCEDT; encoded by the coding sequence GTGAGTGCGCTCGAGTCCGCGTCACGACCTGCGGGGGATGAGGACGACCTCATCCCCCTCTCCGCCCTGCAGCATTATCTCTTCTGCCCGCGGCAGTGCGCCCTGATCCATGTGGAGCGCGCCTGGGCCGAAAACCGCTTCACCGCCGAAGGTCGCGTGATGCACGAGCGAACGGACCGGCTGCACGCCGAGAGCCGGCGTGGGGTGCGCACCCTGACCGCCTTGCCGATCCGCTCGTCCCGGCTCGGAGTTCACGGCGTTGCCGATGCCGTGGAAATTCATGCGGCGTCGGGGTCGGACCGTCCCTTCCCGGTCGATTACAAGCGCGGACGCCCGAAGGAGCATCGCGCCGACGAGGTGCAGCTCTGCGCCCAGGCCATGGCGCTCGAAGAGATGTTCGGTGTCCAGGTGCCGGAGGGGGCGCTCTTCTATGGAGAGACGAGACGGCGTTTCCCGGTTGCCTTCGACGACCCATTGCGAGCCCTGACCGTCCGGATCGCCCAGGAGGTGCGCGCGACGATCGAAAGCGGCGCAACGCCGGCACCCTCATATGAGCGCCGCAAGTGCGAGGCGTGCTCTCTTCTCGATCTCTGCCGCCCGAAGGTGCTCTCACGCCGCCGGGACGTGGCGTCCTGGCTTCGGGCGAGCCTGGAGGATGAACCGCCATGCGAAGACACCTGA
- the cas1c gene encoding type I-C CRISPR-associated endonuclease Cas1c: MRRHLNTLYVTTEGAYARKDGANVVVEVDDAERLRVPAHMIGGIVLFGRTSLSPALMGFCLEEGIAITHLSEHGRFLARVEGPVSGNVLLRRAQYRAAEDPEKAARITRSMVLAKTVNQRAVVRRTLRDHGGAMDDPSRASLEAAEARLSDIARRIERPAGVDGLRGLEGEASAVYFGVFDAFIRKADPFFRFEGRSRRPPLDPVNALLSFLYTLLTHDCRSALETVGLDPASGFLHALRPGRPSLALDLLEEFRPHLADRLALSLINRGQVGPSAFRRMDNGAVLLTEDGRKTVLVAWQERKKEELLHPFIEEKVSIGLLPHLQAQLLARHLRGDLDGYPPMIWK; the protein is encoded by the coding sequence ATGCGAAGACACCTGAACACGCTCTATGTGACGACCGAGGGAGCCTATGCGCGCAAGGACGGCGCCAACGTGGTGGTCGAGGTGGACGATGCCGAGCGTCTGCGCGTTCCGGCGCACATGATCGGCGGCATCGTCCTGTTCGGGCGCACGAGCCTTTCGCCGGCCTTGATGGGCTTCTGCCTGGAGGAGGGCATCGCGATCACGCACCTGAGCGAGCACGGACGCTTTCTCGCGCGCGTGGAGGGGCCGGTGTCCGGGAACGTGCTTCTGCGCCGAGCGCAGTACCGCGCCGCGGAGGACCCGGAGAAGGCGGCACGCATCACGCGCTCCATGGTGCTGGCGAAGACCGTGAACCAGCGCGCCGTCGTCCGCCGCACGCTCCGCGACCATGGGGGTGCAATGGACGACCCGTCCCGAGCATCCCTCGAAGCCGCGGAGGCCCGCCTGAGCGACATCGCCCGCCGGATCGAGCGGCCTGCCGGTGTGGATGGCCTGCGCGGGCTCGAGGGCGAGGCTTCCGCCGTCTATTTCGGCGTGTTCGATGCCTTCATTCGCAAAGCCGATCCGTTCTTTCGGTTCGAGGGGCGAAGCCGTCGTCCTCCGCTCGATCCCGTCAACGCCCTGCTTTCGTTCCTCTACACGCTGCTCACCCACGATTGCCGCTCCGCCCTCGAGACCGTAGGGCTCGATCCGGCCTCCGGGTTCCTGCATGCCCTCCGGCCAGGCCGGCCGAGCCTGGCGCTCGACCTGCTCGAAGAGTTCCGGCCTCATCTCGCGGACCGGCTGGCGCTGTCGCTCATCAACCGGGGCCAGGTCGGCCCGTCCGCATTCCGCCGCATGGACAACGGGGCCGTGCTGCTGACGGAGGACGGCCGCAAGACCGTCCTCGTCGCATGGCAGGAGCGCAAGAAGGAGGAGCTTCTGCATCCGTTCATCGAGGAGAAGGTGAGCATTGGCTTGCTTCCCCACCTCCAGGCGCAGCTCCTCGCGCGTCACCTGCGGGGCGACCTCGACGGCTACCCGCCGATGATATGGAAATAG
- the cas2 gene encoding CRISPR-associated endonuclease Cas2: MLVLVSYDVDTTSPGGPARLRRVARACQDFGQRVQFSVFECEVDPAQWIALKARLLKAIDSERDSLRFYFLGAQGRRRVEHVGAKASRDLDGPLLA, from the coding sequence ATGCTGGTCCTCGTGAGCTACGATGTGGACACGACGTCCCCCGGCGGTCCCGCCCGCTTGCGGCGCGTGGCGCGCGCCTGTCAGGACTTCGGCCAGCGGGTGCAGTTCTCCGTGTTCGAGTGCGAGGTCGATCCCGCCCAGTGGATCGCTCTCAAGGCCCGCCTCCTGAAGGCAATCGACAGCGAGCGCGACAGCCTGCGGTTCTACTTCCTCGGCGCGCAGGGCCGCCGGCGTGTCGAGCACGTGGGAGCGAAGGCCTCGCGAGACCTCGATGGGCCGCTCCTCGCCTGA